AAGctgaaacattgcctttaaatttcaatcacgctgtaaagcTGAATTTCTGCAAtgtggattgaatagagccctaaatcTTGCTAAATTTAGTTAGTAGACTAACTTTATAAttatacaaaacaaaaatataaatgcaacaatttcaatgattttcatataaggaaatcagtcaattgaaaaaaattCTATGGATTTTGGACTTAagattcacatgactgggcaggggccaattagaatgagtttttccccacaaaaaggcttcattacagacagaaatagtccTCTTTTTCATCAGCTGtacgggtggctggtctcagacgatcccgcaggtgacgaagccggatgtggaggtcctgggctggtgtggttacacatggtctgtggttgtgaggctggttggacgtactgccaaattctctaaagtgatgttggaggcggcttatggtagagaaattaacattcaattatctggcaacagctctggtagacattcctgcaatcaggaatgctgtttaatcaactttttgatatgccacacctgtcaggtggatggattatcttggcaaaggagaaatgctcactaacagggatgtaaacaaatttgtacacaccacttgagagaaataatattttggggatattttatttcagctcatgaaacatgggaccagggTTCAGTGACCAAAGGCAGCTATAATGAATCCCAATCCTGCAAACAGGATTAAATCAATTGAATCATTGCCAATTCGCTGGATTAGACATGTTATTTTAAAAGAACCTTCAACCTCCAATAATAGGATTGGAAAGTTGTGCATGACTACAGTGACACACGTCTACAGTCAGTCATTTTCAAGCAGGTATTCTGTGAATATAAGACATTAGTGGTAGGCATTATTTTAAATACTGTAACAAAATTGTTTACTGCTTCCAGGATCAAGGTTAGCAGCCCTAAAACATGTAGTACACCCAGTGACGGAAGAGGAAGCGATGCACCTCACTCGCTGTTCAATGAATGTCAATGGGCTTCTTCGACATTGCAGGCGACTGcctactgactgatctacaaatcaactTCCATCATCAATTAATACTCGTTATTATTCGTAGATCAGTCAGTCCTTTACAATTGACCAATAATACATACGGTTTTGATCCTCTCGAATTTGGCCATGGAACTAACTAGACCAGCCTCGATGAGTGTATGGAagtgtaataaagataatctaacgttttacctaatgatatataaggagggcatttgcacaacatgtttcacaacagcacacaacaaaactccagagacatattgagcaaccaactgataccaatcacgaccacacccagagactGATGGCGGACTAAGCACTCACACAAAAATGTCAAGACATGAAAGcaccctagccacacgaactgaccactggtgtaaagaacaacattccatgaatatcgcaagcacccagacacgaattaccagaaatacacacacacacacacacacttaggtgtgttggactccgaggacaaaggacactgccaagggccaatgggaagtcgacaccacctggagagtggaccgtccctccactcatcgaccagtcaggagagcggacctactagactcaacgtcaacacactgttatttcattgtataaattggatgtacactatgtttcggggctctcttctgctagttccctatgagctaaacgaaggagtccgtgcacgctttggcaaatatctttgtctcataataaactgccttactataaactgaatccacccggtccaacgtcttacatttacattttagtcatttagcagacactcttatccagagcgacttacagtagtgaatgcatacatttcatacatttcatacattttttttctgtgctggccccccgtgggaatcgaacccacaaccctggcgttgcaaacaccatgctctaccaactgagccacagggaaggtcttgacttggtctccttctcaaataactaatcatcaACAGAAGACACACCATTTAAGTAGACCAGAACTGACAATTGTTTTTCAACGGTAAACGGCCTCAGTGAACTACAtttatttatccaccatctttggtagACCTACAACTACACtggctgcatttagacaggcagcaACAATtccgattttttattttttttttttttacacttattGGTCTAATTGGTCTAAAATAATTGGtctaaaagaccaattagtgaaacgaatatcagaattgggttgcctgtctaaacgcagccatagACGTGCAGCTTGAACGAAGCCTTAACGGCTAGGTGTACTGTGCTCTGATTGGTTAATAATGTGTGGCACATGGTCTATTATCACCTGTAGTAGCGAGGTTCTGAACAGAAGCGCCGACGGTACAGGCAACAGGTCAGATGGACTAGACCTGCGCGATTAACGGAATGTGGTGTTACTAGCACAAAGCCTGTACAATTACAGGTAAGTGAAAGTATAAGACAATAGGGAATAGATTACCTGTATATTTTGTTTGATATTAAACTGAATGATTCTTGAAATTAAAACAAATGTATAGCCTTCATATTTTGCTGTAAACTATTTGCATGGCTACTGTATTTTGCCAAGATTGTATGGCTACTGTTTTAATAAGACACAATACCAGCATTTACTCATATGAGCTATATCCTCAATACAATTGCCTTTGTTAAAACATAGCTGAAATTGTCCTATGGGAGTGGCAAGATCAGAAAAATACTTTGACCCTGGTGTTGAATATCAGCTAGCAAATCTTAACCTGCTTTATGACAATGAAGTGTTATTGCCCATGTCACTTTAATGCCCCCAGCGCATGTGTATGTCTGAACAATTCCTGCAGCAATGTTTACAGTGTAGTTTGTCCTAAATGGATGGGGAATGACACATTTGTTTTTTATTGTGTGTCAGGTGACTCACCATCAAAGTCACATATTGGTTGGATTCAATATGCCCACACGGCTTCAGAGAGCTGAGCCAATTGAGTAAGCCCTTTGATCAGTGGATAATAATATTGTTCTGACTAATAAGTATATGTACTTCTATGTCAGAGGTGGTGAGCTGAAGTAATGATTAACTAGATGATCTGTGGTCTGTCATTCTGAGGAAATGTCAGCAGGGTTTTACCCTACCTGCATAATAGCTATTAAAGCTCTGTACACACTGTACAGCAACTGAATATACTGTGTGGTGATAATCTGCATCGATTTATTTTCCCTTCTTGTGAACCCTCAAGCAATATTTTCCAAGACTTTGCTTTCAGCCATAGAGCAGGCGGATCACACACATTGGCATGATAGGGGTATGAGGGTTCAGGTATTTTGTGTCTCTTGGTTAAACATCTGTGAAATGCATAGTACAAGACACAATGGAGGTTATTAATTTAATATATTGAGCACTTGGGACTggaaggttctatctgcaaaaagCAGATTCTGAGACAAGATAATTGACTTAaaagtggcggcaggtagcctagcggttagagccaGTAACCGAATGGTTTCTGGTTCAAATACCCGagttgacaaggtgaaaaattgatcgatgtgccattgagcaaggcacttaacaataatttgctccaggggtgccgtactactatggctgaccctgtaaaacaacaaattTCAGTACAGctatccagtgtatgtgacaaaaaTATTTTTGCCGTTAAAGTAACCGAGTGGTTaaaagtgttgggccagtaaccacaaGGTTGGTGGTTCAACTCCCctagctgactaggtgaaaaaagcctgtgcccttgagcaaggtgctTAACCCTGATTGCtcctgtatgtcgctctggatgagagcgtctgttaaatgacataaatgtaaaaagTTTGAATAGTGTCAgcaatttttattttgtattcctTTGAATTTAACATGAATTGGGTATTTACAGTATCATATAGGTGACAAAAATGCAGATACAATCTTAAATCCTAAGCTCTCGATATTATGCATATCTCACATCTAGTGAAACATCCATTGGAACATGCTACACAGTAGGAGACTGATAACCACTGATAAGGCATTTTATTACTTTTCTATCCAGTATCGACTGTATTGTTATTCCCCTATGGAACACTTTTCTTTTGAACCAGAATAAATGATGTCGTGTACTATCCATTGTCTGAATGACCTGCTACTGCCCTGCTATTTGCATGAGATCAGTCTAGATTGTGCCAGGTTGAAAGACAACAAACGTTATCACAAACTTCACATTCAAATTCAGAGCTCAAGAGCTGAAGATTGCAGGTTGGATGTATAATTTACATAAATGCTTGTGGATAGAGGACTTTACTTCCACAGGGAAATGGCCTGGTCAGGATGGAGCACTGTAACGTGACAAAGCCTCAGCAgtgaacagaacaggactgctATTGTGTATACTGACCTACTTAGTAGCCCCACTCAGGTGTTGAAACCAGAGTAGAGGCATTTCTTATAAATCAGGTATTACTTTATTATGGTCTCAGTCACAACACCACAAGAGCTACTTCAATATAATATTTGAGGTTTTTATCTCACATTTGTTTGTTAGTTGTGCATTCACACAATATGGAAAAATGTGTGAAGAGGGATGTTCAACAATAGATCCATCGTTACCTACATTATTCTACATTTTTCAAAGACATACAGAAGAGGCTACTCTATCTATACCAACAGGTATATGGTTAAGTAGGATGCAGCGCTAAGAAGGGATATCATTTGTATTGTCTTTCATTCTCGCTGAAATTGATCCTGCTGAAGGAGATTAGAGTAGCGTGTTGTAATCTGAGTCACGTGTGGCCAGGAGAGTAGTTAGCTAAGATATCGCACAGAAAAATACTTAGCTATGATACCCTGTTATTCTCCACTAGCTCTGTTACCCATTCATCAGGTCCGTGTGAATCTGACTGTCATATTAAAAGGTttagaaaagtgtgtgtgtgtgtgtgtgtgtgtgtgtgtgtgtgtgtgtgtgtgtgtgtgtgtgtgtgtgtgtgtgtgtgtgtgtgtgtgtgtgtgtgtgtgtgtgtgtgtgtgtgtgtgtgtgagagagagagtttttggAGTCAAATTATATTTGATTAGGTAAGTTTTATTTGTGGACAATTAGATAAGAAATAGTAATAAGTGCTATATTCAAAGTTCACAAGTTTAGTTAATGATTTTATTCATACATCaagttgttttgtatttctttttgaCAGGGAAAGAACGGTTCTCCACTACCAACTTCTATTACTACCTTGGACTTGAGAAACCTTCATTTTTACAATGCCAAAGAGTGACACATGGCCCGGTGGCGTCGCCATAGGGACAATCACTGGCATGGACAGTGCAGGCAGCTGTGACAGTGTTGTCAGTATGAACTCTGGATTTGTAAGTACATTTGGTCATCCTCACATTTCTCAAGTTGTATTCCTGAACCTGCATAGGAAAGCAAGCTGTCCCAAAAATAAATAGATTTTGTGACAAATGACTGCATCTCAGAATGAACTGAATTGACAATAGCTTCAGGGATTTGTGGGGGACAGTTTgacattttggcaatgaagcccctTTTTCTACTCactcagagtcagatgaactcatggcaACGATTTGTATGTCTTTTAAGTTGGTCTGGTGTGTCTTACAGAGTGACAATAGCCTCAAGCACCTGTCTGCTGAGGAGAGGGCATGTCTCATGTTCTTGGAGGAGACCATAGAGTCCCTAGAGGCTGAGGAGGATAGTGCACTGTCCAATGATGAGCCTGACTGCCTGCCCACCACCGGCAACGTGGCCACCAAGATGGCCCACCTCTCTGCCTCCATGGGCCAAAACAAGCTCAACAGTGAGTGACCTGCCCAGGAGGGAATTACATCCTCTTGAATATCAACATACCGTActtcagtggtgtgtattcatggatgccagtCTTCCCCAAAAAATTGaccaagaaaaaaaaaatacaaatatttatcTTTCACAAGttttctctgtgtttcataattttccttcaattcggaagaggctgaatgtacactatatatgtacactatatatacaaaagtatgtggacaccccttcaaattagtggattcggctatttcagccacacccattgctgacaggtgtataaagttgagaacacagccatgcaatcttcatagacaaacgttggcagtagaatggccttactgaatggcctcactttcaatgtggcaccgtcataggatgccacctttccaacaagtcagtttgtcaaatttctcccctgctagagttgccccagtcaactgtaagtacttttattgtgaagtggaaacatctaggagcaacaacggctcagccacgaagttgtaggccacacaagctcacagaacgggaccaccgagtgctcaCGCCCATAGAGTGTAAAAATTGTTtgtcctcgtttgcaacactAACTACCGAGTAACaagctgcctctggaagcaatgtcagtacAAGAACTGTTGGTCaggatgaaatgggtttccatggtcgagcagccgtacacgagcctaagatcaccatgtgctatgccaagcgtcagctggagtggtgtaaagctcgccgccattggactctggagcttccgacggatgaatctggctttggcggatgccaggagaacgctacctgccccaatgcatagtgccaactgtaaagtttggtggaggaggaataatggtctggggctgtttttcctgATTCGGgttaagccccttagttccagtgaagggaaatcttaatgttacaacatacaatgacattctagatgattctgtgcttccaactttgtggcaacagtttggggaaggccctttcctgtttcagcatgagaaTGCCCCTGTGCAAAAAGCGAGGTCCACACAGGAATGGTTtgccgagatcggtgtggaagaacttgactggcctgcacagagccctgaccgcaaccccatcgaacacctttgggctgaattggaacaccgactgcgacccaggcctaatcgccaaacatcagagtccgaccttactaatgctcttgtggctgaatggaagcaaggccccgcagcaatgttccaacatctagtggaaagccatcccagaagagtggaggctgttatagcagcaaagggggaccaactccatattagtaatcatgattttggaatgagatgttcgacgagcaggtgtccacatacatttggtcatctAGTGTATCATGGTCGCTAGGCAAattaactaacaggttatagagcaaacaacacaattatcacaacacacaggttgtaatatggcttttttcctGGCTTCCATagggattttacccacgcactgcTACTGTAGTACATTCATCCATTTCAGCAGGGGAAAAAAGCATCTAATGATAATTTTGTTTGTCTTTTAGATGTATCAAAATATCCCAGTGATGAGCACGGTTACCTGGTTCCTACTCCGTTCATCCTGGCCAACAGCACCGCCTGCATCCTGCCCAGGCCAGGAATACCCCCAAATAATGAGAACTCTCACCCAAAGCCCCAGGTCACTGCCTTGGACAACACGCCATCTCAGAGCCATCACCCTTGTGTACCCCCTGAGGTCAATGTTGTGGTGATACCCCCTCCATCAAAGCCCAAAGACTACCCTTGTCAGAGACCACCCCCTTCACCCAGGGGCCCTCTGTCCTATGAGGCCCTAGTGCAGCTGAGGAAGAGTGCGTCCATGAAGAGAACCCTTCAAAGTGCCACAGCTGAGACCAGAGACTGGAACAGGCAGCCCTCTTCATCAGCCATTCCCATTGACCTGCACCATGGGAGCACACCCAGGGACCCCTCAGTCACCCCAGCCCAGGTCACACTCCCCCAAGAGCCCAGCAAGCACAATGACAGTCCTCCAGTAGTGTTCCCAAAACCCCCCAAAATACCCTCACACATTGCCCTGAATACCCAAAAGGGTACAGCCAACCCCACCACAGACTCCAGTGCCCCTTCCTTGAGCTCATCACCCACTGACAGGCATTTGTCAGACCCCCAAAAGGTGAGAAAGGAGGCCCTGCAGAAGCTGGGGCTCCTGAGAGACAATAATGAGTCCCAACCTAAGTCTTTTACGCCACTGTGCTCCTCCAAATTGCACTCCACCTGTGACCTAACTTCAGCCAGTGTGGGAGTTAAAGCTCAACCCCACGGTAACTCAACAAGAAGCCAGCCCTCATCCACCGCCCAAGGACCCAGAGAACCTAACAGCAGGCCGGTACAAAGCAGCAGCTTCCTCCATCGCTCTAGGAGTGAGGAGCAGCCCCCCATACCGCCCTCACACCTGACCAAACCCAGTGGGGTCAAAGCTGCCACCCTAGAGCGTTCTGGTGTGGGGCTTGGGAGCTACGTGACCGACAACCGGAaatctcccaaggatgaacgtTGCACCCCACCTGCTCCCATCAAAGCCCCAGAGCAGGAGAAAACAACACTCGCTGCGCAGCCAGTGTCCACCCACAAGACCCCGCACTGCCCGGGCTTCAGTGTGGTGATGGTGCCCAGCATGGGAGAAGACAGACGAGAGGCTCTTAGGAAGCTGGGGCTGTTGAAAGACTAGGCCTGGAGAGAAGGTAGCCATATCTCTTCCCAGTGGATAAATGGATATATAAAAGGGGTATCAAATGGAACAGACTTCCTCCACCACCGTAGGCAGAGAAGCAGCATAAAGAGGGAATTGAATGGATTTCTGTAAATATTCTTAGGGCACTGAACGTGCTGCTTTATCAGGAAAAGACCTTCTTTCTTCCTTTTCTGTCTGTAAAACCTCTTTCTGCAGTCTAGTTTTCATGTCAGTTGTTTAATAACATATTTGCAAATTGTTTTTCAAGGGTTTTGCTGTTACAGAATCAGTCACTGCACACTTATACAGTAGGTCAGAGGAATGAATGCAACAGGcttattcagaggggttgggttaaatgcggaagacacatttcagttgaatgcattc
The sequence above is drawn from the Salmo salar chromosome ssa22, Ssal_v3.1, whole genome shotgun sequence genome and encodes:
- the LOC106582997 gene encoding specifically androgen-regulated gene protein; translation: MPKSDTWPGGVAIGTITGMDSAGSCDSVVSMNSGFSDNSLKHLSAEERACLMFLEETIESLEAEEDSALSNDEPDCLPTTGNVATKMAHLSASMGQNKLNNVSKYPSDEHGYLVPTPFILANSTACILPRPGIPPNNENSHPKPQVTALDNTPSQSHHPCVPPEVNVVVIPPPSKPKDYPCQRPPPSPRGPLSYEALVQLRKSASMKRTLQSATAETRDWNRQPSSSAIPIDLHHGSTPRDPSVTPAQVTLPQEPSKHNDSPPVVFPKPPKIPSHIALNTQKGTANPTTDSSAPSLSSSPTDRHLSDPQKVRKEALQKLGLLRDNNESQPKSFTPLCSSKLHSTCDLTSASVGVKAQPHGNSTRSQPSSTAQGPREPNSRPVQSSSFLHRSRSEEQPPIPPSHLTKPSGVKAATLERSGVGLGSYVTDNRKSPKDERCTPPAPIKAPEQEKTTLAAQPVSTHKTPHCPGFSVVMVPSMGEDRREALRKLGLLKD